The genomic DNA TACGTTCGAGGATGGAATTAGGACACCTTGTGTTCCCGTGAGGCCGCGTGCCCGGCATACGTCGAAAAAGCCCTCGATCTTCTCGTTGACGCCGCCAATGGCCTGAATTCGACCGTGCTGGTCGAGCGAACCCGTTACGGCAAAGGATTGACTGATCGGAGTTTCGGACAAGGCCGAGAGCAGGGCGAAAAGCTCCGCCGCGGAGGCACTGTCGCCTTCGACCCCGCCGTAGGATTGTTCAAACACGAGACTCGCGGTCAACGTGAGCGGACCGCTCCGGCCGAAGCGTCCACCGAGAAAGCCCGCGAGGATCAGCACACCTTTCGAATGGATCGGGCCCCCCAACGCCACCTCGCGTTCGATGTCGATGACCTCTCCCTTCCCGAGGCGCACTTGCGCCGTTATTCGACTGGGTTGGCCGAAGCCTACGCCGCCGATGGTAATGACCGAGAGTCCATTCACTTGTCCAACTCGTTCGCCTTCGGTCTCGATACGGAGGGTATTCCGCGCGATCTCCTCCTGGATCCGGCGATAAATGCGATCCGAGCGGCGGCGTCTCGCCATACTTGCGGCTTCAATGTGGGATGCATCGACCACGCCGCCGCCATTTTTAGCGGCGATGTGATCGGCCTCTTGGAGCAGATCCGTTAGACCCCGAAGCTGGGCCGAGAGTTTTGCGGCGTCGCCGGAAAGCCGTGCCGCCTCTTCGATCGTGCGCGCCACGGCAGCGCGGTCGAGTGGACGCAAGTTCTCACGTCGGACAGCAGTGGCGATTAGTCGCGCATAGAGGCCAATATTCTCCGGGGTCCGGTCCACCCGGTCATCGAACTCTGCCGCGATCTTAAAAAGCTCCGGAAAGTCCACATCGAGCTCAGAGAGCATAAAATAAAGGAGGGGCGATCCGATCAGGACGACTTTAACCTCGAGCGGTATGGGATGGGGGTCGAGCGAGACCGTGCTCGCGAGGCTCAGAAGTTGTTCGAGGGAAACGGTGCGGATTTCACCCGCGCGCAGGGTACGCTTCAGCGATTCCCAGCCGAAGTTTGCGGTGAGAAGGCGCTGTGCATCGAGGACAAGATAGCCGCCATTCGCCTTGTGCAGCGCGCCGGCCACAACCAAATTGAAATCCGTCATCAATGTGCCAAAGCGCGCAATGTGTTCAATTCGACCGACAAGATTCTGATGCGTCGGATTATCCTCATAGACAATTGGCGCGCCCTTGCAGCCGGCATTGTCGACGAGCACGTTCACCTGGTAACGCCGGAAGGAAGCGGACTCGTCGACCGGCGTTTCCAGTGACGCTCCGCTCGGACCGTCCGGGTGACTGCTCGCGATGAAGTCGTCGGCATGTTCGAGAATGTCCTGTTCGACGTCGTTGAGATGGGTAATAACCTCGCCGAGATCGGCGAAAGAAGTCCGAACTTCTTGCAACAAGTGCTTCACGACGCCGGCGGTGGTGTCTCGATTGAGTTGTCGCACCGCATCGCGATGTTCGCGTTCCCAGTCGGGAATTCGGCGTATCACCGCTTCGAGATCGCCTTGCAAAGATTGCATGACCGCGGTCATTTCGTGCCGCTCTTCCGCGGGCAGCCGATTGAAGGCATCGGGCGGTATAACCTCGCCGTTTCGAAGGGGCGCCAAGGCGAGCCCCATCGGCGTACGAATGAGTCCGACGCCCTTTTTCTCAGCCTTTTGCTGAAGCGCACCAAACGCCTCTTCGTGGCAATGCTTAATCTGTTGATCGATGACCTCTCGCCGCGCGCGGTAGTCCTCGCGCTCGAATGCCGCAGGCAGCGCAATCCGCATATCCGCGACGAGCCGCTTCATGGCATCCCGCAATGGTGCCGCACGGCCCG from Alphaproteobacteria bacterium includes the following:
- a CDS encoding ATP-binding protein, with the protein product MDDPAAELGGLAVPGRKGSRLDPEWRTAQPLSSAILRRCCDPADLDFATTDELPPLAGLVGQERAIDAIQLGIAMRRHGFNVFAFGPAGTGKHTLIQQLLERQAASEEAPSDWSYVNNFSDARRPRCLRLPAGRAAPLRDAMKRLVADMRIALPAAFEREDYRARREVIDQQIKHCHEEAFGALQQKAEKKGVGLIRTPMGLALAPLRNGEVIPPDAFNRLPAEERHEMTAVMQSLQGDLEAVIRRIPDWEREHRDAVRQLNRDTTAGVVKHLLQEVRTSFADLGEVITHLNDVEQDILEHADDFIASSHPDGPSGASLETPVDESASFRRYQVNVLVDNAGCKGAPIVYEDNPTHQNLVGRIEHIARFGTLMTDFNLVVAGALHKANGGYLVLDAQRLLTANFGWESLKRTLRAGEIRTVSLEQLLSLASTVSLDPHPIPLEVKVVLIGSPLLYFMLSELDVDFPELFKIAAEFDDRVDRTPENIGLYARLIATAVRRENLRPLDRAAVARTIEEAARLSGDAAKLSAQLRGLTDLLQEADHIAAKNGGGVVDASHIEAASMARRRRSDRIYRRIQEEIARNTLRIETEGERVGQVNGLSVITIGGVGFGQPSRITAQVRLGKGEVIDIEREVALGGPIHSKGVLILAGFLGGRFGRSGPLTLTASLVFEQSYGGVEGDSASAAELFALLSALSETPISQSFAVTGSLDQHGRIQAIGGVNEKIEGFFDVCRARGLTGTQGVLIPSSNVQHLMLRRDVAEAAAAGLFRVIPIDHVDQGMELLTGSPSGAADLEGHYPESTLNRRIAARLAALAKRAAPSPPPRVVRRPTKRARSDD